In one Arenibacter antarcticus genomic region, the following are encoded:
- the metF gene encoding methylenetetrahydrofolate reductase [NAD(P)H] — translation MKVTEHLDNAKGKTLFSFEIIPPVKGRNIQELYNNVDPLMEFKPPFIDVTTSREEYVYLEKNGLFDKKLTRMRPGTVGICAALQHKYGVDTVPHVLCGGFTKEETEYLLVDCHYLGIDNVMALRGDARKEEQYFNPTLGGHCYATELVKQIQNLNSGSYLHETVESDNCANFCIGVAGYPEKHMEAPSLKSDLKRLKEKVDAGADYVVTQMFFDNKRFFKFVEEAREMGIQVPIIPGIKPLAVKRHLQILPQVFKIDLPQDLIDAVDACANNVAVRQVGIEWAIQQSKELKEAGVPVLHYYSMGKSDNIKAIAEKLF, via the coding sequence ATGAAAGTAACAGAGCATTTGGATAACGCAAAGGGAAAAACCTTGTTTTCGTTTGAGATCATTCCGCCAGTTAAGGGGAGAAATATTCAGGAATTGTATAACAATGTGGATCCGTTGATGGAGTTTAAACCGCCATTCATAGACGTTACCACCTCTAGGGAGGAGTATGTGTATTTGGAAAAAAATGGGTTGTTTGATAAAAAACTGACCCGTATGCGACCAGGAACAGTGGGTATTTGCGCTGCCCTACAGCATAAATACGGGGTAGATACCGTGCCCCATGTGCTTTGTGGAGGTTTTACCAAGGAGGAGACCGAATATTTGCTGGTAGATTGCCATTATTTAGGAATAGATAATGTAATGGCCTTAAGGGGAGATGCACGGAAAGAGGAGCAGTATTTTAACCCTACTCTCGGTGGGCATTGCTATGCTACGGAATTGGTAAAGCAGATCCAAAACCTTAATTCCGGAAGTTATTTGCACGAAACCGTGGAGAGCGATAATTGCGCTAATTTCTGTATCGGGGTAGCCGGGTATCCAGAGAAACACATGGAAGCCCCTTCCTTAAAATCCGATCTTAAAAGGTTAAAGGAAAAGGTAGATGCCGGTGCCGATTATGTGGTGACTCAAATGTTTTTTGACAATAAGCGCTTTTTTAAATTTGTAGAGGAGGCTAGGGAAATGGGAATTCAGGTGCCTATAATACCAGGAATTAAACCGCTTGCCGTAAAAAGACATTTACAAATACTGCCCCAGGTTTTTAAAATAGACCTGCCGCAAGACCTAATAGATGCTGTTGATGCTTGCGCTAACAATGTCGCAGTGAGACAAGTGGGTATTGAATGGGCCATTCAGCAATCCAAGGAGTTAAAGGAGGCAGGGGTTCCAGTACTGCATTATTATTCCATGGGGAAATCTGACAATATTAAAGCCATTGCCGAAAAGTTGTTTTAG
- a CDS encoding serine hydrolase — MNPILKYIRNIFASQREMGRDAHLSGKEKADLLLQQLIEDKCVPGLAISVRKNNRVYFQKGYGFANLEQEIPIDPLKTVFRVASVSKPIAATALATMVADRKLDLDASFYNYVPYYPKKEYDFTLRQLAGHTAGIRGYRGAEYGLNLPMGIRESLSLFQDDALVFKPGTQYLYSSYDWVLISLAIEEVSGIPFADYVQEKVLKRFELVDTFPEIPRENFSNKATFYSRYRLGFRKAIQVDNRFKLAGGGYLSTSSDVAHFGQAFLDASLGEDPVMSQFLAATFINGESTYYGLGWQVSEDKMGRPYFGHVGNGIGGYAVFYVYPDEDMVFSILINCTNPRVEEILEEAVSLLICGKKG, encoded by the coding sequence ATGAATCCCATTCTGAAATATATACGGAATATTTTTGCTTCCCAACGGGAAATGGGAAGGGATGCGCACTTATCGGGAAAAGAGAAGGCAGATTTATTACTACAACAACTTATTGAAGATAAATGTGTTCCCGGGCTTGCAATTAGTGTGCGTAAAAACAATCGGGTTTATTTTCAAAAAGGCTATGGATTTGCCAATTTGGAACAGGAAATTCCAATAGACCCCCTAAAAACGGTATTTAGGGTGGCCAGTGTTTCCAAACCCATTGCAGCAACTGCCTTGGCCACTATGGTGGCGGACAGAAAATTGGATTTGGATGCTTCTTTTTATAATTATGTCCCCTATTACCCTAAAAAAGAATATGATTTCACCCTACGCCAATTGGCGGGGCATACTGCTGGAATTAGAGGATATAGAGGTGCGGAATACGGACTGAACCTTCCTATGGGAATTAGGGAGAGCCTTAGCCTATTCCAAGACGATGCGCTTGTTTTTAAACCGGGAACCCAATACCTTTATTCGAGTTATGATTGGGTTTTAATTTCCTTGGCCATCGAAGAAGTCAGTGGAATTCCTTTTGCAGATTATGTTCAGGAGAAGGTGCTAAAACGCTTCGAGTTAGTGGACACGTTTCCCGAAATTCCAAGGGAGAACTTTTCCAATAAGGCAACTTTCTATTCTAGGTACAGACTGGGGTTTAGAAAGGCCATTCAAGTAGACAACCGTTTTAAATTGGCCGGAGGCGGATATTTATCCACCTCGTCCGATGTCGCGCATTTTGGGCAGGCATTTTTGGATGCTTCCCTAGGTGAAGATCCAGTGATGTCTCAATTTCTCGCCGCTACGTTTATCAACGGCGAATCTACTTATTACGGATTGGGATGGCAGGTGAGCGAGGATAAAATGGGTAGGCCCTATTTTGGTCACGTAGGTAATGGTATAGGCGGATACGCTGTGTTTTATGTGTATCCAGATGAGGATATGGTGTTTTCTATTCTAATTAATTGCACCAACCCGAGAGTAGAAGAAATTTTGGAGGAGGCAGTGTCCTTGTTGATTTGTGGAAAAAAGGGTTAA
- a CDS encoding homocysteine S-methyltransferase family protein gives MKNIQEVLKERILVLDGAMGTMLQRHKFTEEDFRGERFKDWPSSLQGNNDLLSLTQPEAIAEVHRQYFAAGADIVETNTFSSTTIAMADYGMQELVYELNYESARLAKEVANKFTAKEPHKPRFVAGSIGPTNKTASMSPDVNDPGFRGVTFDELRVAYKLQVEALIDGGSDILLVETIFDTLNAKAALFAIEEVKEERNLDIPIMVSGTITDASGRTLSGQTAEAFLISISHIPILSVGFNCALGASQLVPHLEVLSAKTEHAVSAHPNAGLPNAFGEYDETPEQMASQIKEYAEKKLVNIVGGCCGTTPEHIKAMADIVKNYSPRTLNTLITIN, from the coding sequence ATGAAGAATATTCAGGAAGTATTGAAAGAACGTATTTTGGTGTTAGACGGAGCTATGGGTACCATGCTTCAACGCCATAAATTTACGGAAGAAGATTTTAGAGGAGAACGCTTTAAGGATTGGCCCAGTTCATTGCAGGGGAACAATGATCTTTTATCACTAACCCAGCCTGAAGCTATTGCAGAGGTGCACCGCCAATATTTTGCTGCTGGGGCCGATATTGTGGAGACAAATACCTTTTCCAGCACCACAATCGCTATGGCAGATTATGGGATGCAAGAGTTGGTGTACGAATTAAATTATGAGTCGGCCAGATTGGCCAAAGAGGTGGCCAATAAATTTACGGCCAAAGAACCCCATAAGCCACGTTTTGTTGCGGGAAGTATTGGCCCAACCAACAAAACGGCAAGCATGTCACCAGACGTTAACGATCCCGGATTTAGGGGTGTTACCTTTGATGAACTGCGAGTAGCTTACAAATTACAAGTAGAAGCCCTAATAGACGGTGGATCCGATATTTTATTGGTAGAGACCATATTTGACACCCTTAATGCCAAGGCAGCATTGTTTGCCATAGAGGAGGTTAAGGAGGAAAGGAACTTGGATATCCCGATCATGGTAAGTGGCACCATTACCGATGCCTCTGGGCGTACCTTGTCGGGGCAGACAGCAGAAGCATTTTTAATATCCATAAGTCATATCCCTATTTTATCAGTGGGATTCAATTGTGCCTTAGGGGCAAGTCAGTTAGTGCCACATTTGGAGGTATTGTCCGCGAAAACCGAACATGCCGTATCGGCACATCCCAATGCCGGATTGCCAAATGCTTTTGGAGAATACGATGAAACCCCAGAGCAGATGGCCTCCCAAATTAAGGAGTACGCCGAAAAGAAACTGGTAAATATTGTTGGGGGTTGCTGTGGAACCACCCCAGAGCATATTAAGGCCATGGCGGACATAGTAAAGAATTATAGTCCTAGAACACTCAATACTTTGATTACAATAAATTAA
- a CDS encoding DUF1080 domain-containing protein, with protein MKKIIALFVFALAISSCKMNPKTDSDKTTVETTAKTESEDWIYLFDGTTTEGWRAYNGDSLPPGWVVKDSTLTFDTELGLEQDYTGGKDIIYGTEEFDNFELYVEWKLPKGGNSGIFYHLKENIPNEGPATISPEYQLIDDENYASIHDLTEYNLSLGNTENPAALQPLQQTASDYAMHAADPAKKVLHPVGEWNTTKIVFTPEKVEHWLNGQKVLSFVPWSDEWYNKKNTGKWKNAENYGRFKTGYIGFQDHSSPIWFKNVKIRKL; from the coding sequence ATGAAAAAAATTATTGCCCTATTTGTATTCGCTCTTGCGATATCTTCTTGTAAAATGAATCCCAAAACGGATTCCGACAAAACCACAGTTGAAACCACAGCGAAAACCGAATCTGAGGATTGGATCTATCTTTTCGACGGTACTACTACTGAAGGATGGCGTGCCTATAACGGTGACTCCTTGCCTCCAGGTTGGGTTGTAAAGGATAGTACGTTGACTTTTGATACCGAACTGGGATTGGAACAGGATTATACCGGTGGAAAGGATATTATCTATGGTACCGAAGAATTCGACAATTTTGAGTTGTATGTGGAATGGAAATTGCCAAAAGGTGGCAATAGTGGTATTTTTTATCACCTAAAAGAAAATATACCCAATGAAGGTCCAGCAACTATTTCCCCGGAATATCAGTTAATCGATGATGAAAATTATGCTTCGATTCACGACCTTACCGAATATAATTTAAGCTTGGGGAATACAGAGAATCCAGCTGCGCTACAGCCGCTACAACAGACAGCATCTGACTATGCCATGCATGCTGCAGATCCGGCTAAAAAAGTTCTGCACCCAGTTGGGGAGTGGAATACTACCAAGATAGTTTTTACCCCAGAAAAAGTAGAACACTGGCTTAATGGACAAAAAGTATTGTCGTTTGTGCCTTGGTCTGACGAGTGGTACAATAAAAAAAATACAGGAAAGTGGAAAAATGCTGAAAACTATGGTCGATTTAAAACTGGCTATATTGGTTTTCAAGATCATTCCAGCCCTATATGGTTTAAGAATGTAAAAATCAGAAAACTATAA
- a CDS encoding head GIN domain-containing protein, with protein sequence MTNLHIRDFFRWSVLMVLPILVWNCNSENASDCFQNAGSITKETVEVPEFTKITVYENVQLTIKQGATTKVEVETGKYLRNDVSVTVEEGRLLLRDTNSCNFTRKYGITHVYVTVPNLTEVRSSTGMAIKSDGVLAFPNLELISESFNDPEAKFTSGEFNLDLDTQKVSIVSNGISYYNLRGKTNNLSILFAAGDSRLEAESLMANTVNFNHRGSNDMRINPQISLKGTLRGTGDVVSFNRPAEVDVEQLYKGALIFIDQE encoded by the coding sequence ATGACGAATTTACATATAAGGGATTTTTTTAGATGGAGTGTGTTGATGGTTCTTCCTATTTTAGTATGGAACTGCAACAGTGAAAATGCGTCCGACTGCTTTCAAAATGCTGGATCCATCACAAAGGAAACTGTGGAAGTGCCCGAATTCACCAAAATTACCGTCTACGAAAATGTGCAACTTACCATAAAACAGGGGGCAACCACAAAAGTTGAAGTAGAAACAGGAAAATATTTACGGAATGATGTTTCTGTTACGGTAGAAGAAGGGCGATTACTACTTCGGGATACCAACTCCTGTAATTTTACCCGTAAATACGGGATTACCCATGTTTATGTTACCGTGCCTAATCTTACAGAGGTTAGAAGCAGTACGGGGATGGCAATTAAAAGCGATGGGGTGTTGGCCTTTCCTAATCTGGAGCTCATTTCGGAGAGTTTTAACGATCCAGAAGCTAAGTTTACCAGTGGGGAATTTAATTTGGATCTGGATACCCAAAAGGTGAGTATCGTTTCTAATGGTATCTCCTATTATAATTTACGGGGGAAAACCAATAATTTAAGCATTCTATTTGCCGCAGGGGATTCGCGCTTGGAGGCGGAATCGTTAATGGCAAATACAGTAAATTTTAACCATAGGGGCTCCAATGATATGCGTATTAATCCCCAAATATCCTTAAAAGGTACCTTGCGAGGTACTGGGGATGTAGTAAGTTTTAATAGGCCAGCCGAAGTAGATGTGGAGCAATTGTATAAAGGAGCGCTGATCTTTATAGACCAAGAGTAG
- a CDS encoding pyridoxal-phosphate dependent enzyme: protein MIPTREIIQEAGNRIAPFVHRTPVLSSRLLDDISGAQLFFKCENFQKMGAFKMRGAINAIQQLTEKERNAGVVTHSSGNFGQALALAANNLGVTAYIVVPSSAPAVKIEAVKAYGGKVVISEPTLEGREREASKIVAEKGAVFVHSSNDLNVIVGQGTAAMEMLQDQPDLDYLFSPVGGGGLIAGTALAARYFGQGCKVIGGEPFGVDDAYRSLKSGKIEVNITTNTVADGLKTQLGDINFPIIKALVSEIIRVEEPEIISAMMLIWERMKIVIEPSSAVPFAALLREKERFKNKKIGIILSGGNVDLLKLPF from the coding sequence ATGATACCCACTAGAGAAATTATCCAAGAGGCTGGTAATCGCATAGCGCCGTTTGTTCATAGAACTCCGGTGCTTAGCTCTCGTTTATTGGATGACATTTCTGGCGCACAATTATTTTTTAAGTGCGAGAATTTCCAGAAAATGGGGGCTTTTAAAATGAGAGGGGCTATTAATGCCATTCAGCAATTAACGGAGAAGGAGAGAAATGCAGGGGTAGTCACTCATTCCTCAGGAAATTTTGGGCAGGCACTGGCACTTGCAGCAAATAACTTAGGAGTGACCGCTTATATTGTAGTGCCTAGCAGTGCTCCTGCCGTTAAGATTGAAGCCGTTAAGGCCTATGGAGGTAAGGTTGTGATTTCCGAGCCTACACTAGAAGGAAGGGAGCGGGAAGCTAGCAAGATCGTCGCTGAAAAAGGGGCTGTATTTGTACATTCTTCCAATGACCTTAATGTTATTGTAGGTCAAGGTACTGCAGCTATGGAAATGTTACAAGATCAACCTGATCTGGACTATCTATTTAGTCCGGTAGGGGGCGGTGGACTCATTGCCGGTACAGCACTTGCTGCCCGTTATTTTGGACAAGGGTGTAAGGTAATAGGAGGTGAACCCTTTGGGGTAGATGATGCCTACAGATCCCTGAAAAGTGGGAAGATTGAGGTCAATATTACCACCAATACCGTTGCCGATGGTTTAAAAACACAGCTAGGAGATATAAATTTCCCCATTATTAAAGCCTTGGTTTCGGAAATTATCCGAGTAGAGGAACCAGAAATTATAAGTGCAATGATGTTGATTTGGGAACGGATGAAAATTGTAATAGAACCTTCCAGTGCCGTTCCATTTGCTGCATTGTTAAGGGAAAAGGAGCGTTTTAAAAATAAAAAGATAGGAATTATCCTCTCCGGAGGAAATGTGGATTTATTAAAATTACCGTTTTAA
- a CDS encoding acyloxyacyl hydrolase, translating to MKLRLFLLCCLWTAFCISQDRKETKRYTLDVSQYYGSVLLHNNYISHLITSHPGGLIAGFNRKNYGDKEWHQIFNYPDTGVSFVYQNMNNSTLGENFGLYAHYNFYFLNRNLQFRLGQGVAYNTHPFDKHKNFRNNAYGTHLLSSTYIMLNYHKENIFEGLGFKAGLSVIHYSNANVRAPNTSTNTLALNVGLTYDLDGGVEKEYLRTTDRAKVTEPVKLNLAFRTGINESDVVGSGQYAFYVFSAYADKRLGRLSAIQLGTDVYFSNFLKELIRYQSVAFPEYGVQPDDDFKRVGIFLGHELFVNKMSVISQVGYYVYYPFDFEGRVYNRMGLKRYFSDKIYGAITLKSHGAKAEAVEFGIGIRL from the coding sequence ATGAAACTACGCTTATTTCTCTTATGCTGTCTTTGGACGGCATTTTGTATTTCACAGGACCGTAAAGAAACCAAGAGATATACCTTGGATGTCAGCCAGTATTACGGTTCGGTGCTCTTGCACAATAATTATATTTCCCATTTAATTACTTCACATCCCGGCGGACTTATAGCAGGCTTTAACCGTAAGAACTATGGAGACAAGGAATGGCATCAGATCTTTAATTATCCGGATACGGGGGTTTCTTTTGTGTACCAAAATATGAACAATAGTACCCTGGGGGAGAATTTTGGACTGTATGCGCACTATAATTTTTATTTTTTAAATAGGAATCTACAGTTTAGACTGGGGCAAGGGGTGGCCTATAATACCCACCCTTTTGATAAGCATAAAAATTTCAGGAACAACGCTTATGGAACGCATTTGTTGAGTTCTACCTATATTATGCTGAACTACCACAAGGAAAATATTTTTGAGGGCTTGGGGTTTAAGGCTGGTTTGTCGGTAATCCATTATTCTAACGCTAATGTAAGGGCACCTAATACGTCTACAAACACACTTGCGCTTAATGTTGGGCTCACCTATGATTTGGATGGTGGTGTGGAAAAAGAGTATCTAAGAACTACAGATAGGGCAAAAGTAACGGAGCCAGTAAAGCTTAATCTTGCGTTTAGAACTGGGATAAATGAAAGCGATGTAGTAGGTTCGGGTCAATATGCATTTTATGTTTTTTCGGCCTATGCCGATAAACGTTTGGGAAGGCTTAGTGCCATCCAGTTGGGAACCGATGTGTATTTTTCCAATTTTTTAAAGGAATTGATACGGTACCAATCGGTTGCCTTTCCGGAATACGGCGTTCAACCCGATGACGATTTTAAACGTGTAGGGATATTTTTAGGGCATGAATTGTTTGTTAATAAAATGTCGGTGATTTCCCAGGTGGGCTATTATGTGTATTATCCTTTCGATTTTGAAGGAAGGGTGTACAATAGGATGGGATTAAAACGATATTTTTCAGACAAAATCTATGGTGCCATCACCCTAAAATCGCACGGAGCCAAGGCCGAAGCAGTAGAATTTGGAATTGGGATAAGGCTTTAA
- a CDS encoding Gfo/Idh/MocA family protein, whose protein sequence is MKKRDFLKSTAALGLTALLPTSLWALSKNGRLRTAHIGVSNMGGADLASISSHPLVDVVALCDVDANALAEAKKLHPNATTYKDYRVMLKELKSGIDAVIVSTPDHTHAPASMMAMEMGKPVYCQKPLTHHVVEARAMRKMAKEKNLVTQMGIQVHSFYDYKLATLLIQSGIIGKVSTVRAWSPKNWGYDGPEPKGSDPVPENLDWNLWLGTSAERPYKEGYYHPGNWRKLLDYGCGTLGDMGVHIFDTPYNALQLDVPMTITNKCRKPNGFGFPEKNTVTYTFPETPYTAETLKWVWYDGAGAPEKHKDLVLPNNDKLPEQGAMFIGEKGSLLLPHFMELPRHIVDGKYQELDLSVIKESDNLGEPVKSYDEEGNKHYHQFVDACLGKAECSAPFEYSARLTETILLGVIAGRFPNKTLHWDSKSAKFSEPEANKFLDAPYREF, encoded by the coding sequence ATGAAAAAAAGAGACTTTCTAAAAAGCACCGCAGCACTGGGTTTAACAGCGCTTTTGCCTACCTCGCTCTGGGCCTTGTCTAAGAATGGACGACTAAGGACCGCACATATAGGGGTTAGTAATATGGGGGGAGCAGACCTTGCTTCTATATCCTCCCATCCTTTGGTAGATGTAGTTGCCTTGTGCGATGTGGATGCCAATGCTTTGGCCGAGGCCAAAAAATTACACCCCAATGCAACCACCTATAAAGATTATAGGGTGATGTTAAAAGAGTTGAAGAGCGGCATTGATGCTGTTATTGTATCTACTCCGGACCATACCCATGCTCCTGCCTCTATGATGGCTATGGAGATGGGGAAGCCAGTCTACTGTCAAAAACCCCTTACCCATCATGTGGTGGAAGCAAGGGCAATGCGCAAAATGGCAAAAGAAAAGAATTTGGTAACCCAAATGGGAATCCAAGTGCATTCTTTTTACGATTATAAATTAGCTACCTTATTGATCCAATCCGGAATCATCGGAAAAGTAAGCACGGTAAGAGCTTGGTCACCAAAAAATTGGGGTTATGACGGTCCAGAGCCCAAAGGGTCGGATCCAGTACCTGAGAATTTAGATTGGAACCTGTGGTTGGGGACTTCCGCAGAGCGACCTTACAAAGAAGGTTACTACCATCCAGGAAATTGGAGAAAATTGTTGGACTACGGGTGTGGTACCTTGGGAGATATGGGTGTGCATATTTTTGATACTCCTTACAATGCCTTGCAATTGGATGTTCCTATGACCATTACAAATAAATGTAGGAAACCTAATGGATTTGGATTCCCTGAGAAAAATACAGTTACCTATACCTTTCCCGAAACCCCGTATACCGCAGAAACATTAAAATGGGTCTGGTATGATGGCGCTGGAGCCCCCGAAAAGCACAAGGACCTTGTGCTGCCCAATAATGATAAACTTCCAGAACAGGGAGCCATGTTTATAGGTGAAAAAGGAAGCTTGTTGTTGCCTCACTTTATGGAGCTTCCGCGGCATATTGTAGATGGGAAATATCAGGAACTTGATCTTTCTGTTATAAAGGAATCTGACAATTTGGGCGAACCAGTCAAGAGTTATGATGAAGAAGGGAACAAGCATTACCATCAATTTGTGGATGCCTGTTTGGGTAAGGCGGAATGCAGTGCCCCTTTTGAGTACTCGGCGCGACTTACAGAAACTATTTTGTTGGGCGTAATTGCCGGGCGTTTCCCTAATAAAACATTACATTGGGATAGCAAGTCGGCTAAATTTTCAGAACCAGAGGCAAATAAATTTTTGGATGCCCCATACCGGGAGTTTTAA
- the metH gene encoding methionine synthase encodes MGYTKEQNTADRYLKLSGLEPLVVTPESNFVNVGERTNVAGSKKFLRLIKEEKFEEALNIAREQVEGGAQIIDVNMDDGLIDGKEAMVKFLHLIVSEPDIARVPIMIDSSKWDIIEAGLQVVQGKCVVNSISLKEGEKEFVHHAKLIRRYGAAVIVMAFDELGQADNYERRLEISQRSYDILVHQVGFPPEDIIFDLNVFPVATGMDEHKLNALDFIKATAWVKENLPYCNVSGGISNVSFSFRGNNPVREAMHSVFLYHAIKAGMNMGIVNPSMLEVYDDIPKDLLERVEDVILNRRDDATERLLDFAESVIGKAKENKVDLSWREEPLQNRITRALVKGIDQYIVEDVEEARLSVEATIHVIEGHLMTGMNVVGDLFQSGKMFLPQVVKSARVMKKAVAYLLPFIEEEKLKNPSEGSSSSAGKILMATVKGDVHDIGKNIVSVVLACNNYEIVDLGVMVPPEKIINAAKEHNVDIIGLSGLITPSLDEMVFLAKEMERQNFTVPLLIGGATTSKAHTAVKIDTHYNSAVVHVNDASRAVTVVGDLLQKDGSTKYKENIKLDYADFRKKFLNRGKHKEYLKLADARANKYQVDWTNSTIVKPKNLGIQIIEDLDLRKLEPYIDWSPFFRSWELHGKYPDILEDEVVGPQAKELFADAEVMLKKILDENLFQAKGIFGLFPANMVHDDDIELTHNGKEIHFRTLRQQSKKYVGKPNFALSDFIAPKDSGIEDYMGCFCVSTGFGTDELADTYRENLDDYNSIMVKALADRFAEAFAEYLHREVRMEHWGYASDEGLTNEELIKESYKGIRPAPGYPACPDHLEKLTIWELLQVEEKIGVQLTDSLAMWPAASVSGYYFGNDEARYFGVGKIKEDQVADFAARKNMPLEEASRWLAPNIADD; translated from the coding sequence ATGGGCTATACTAAGGAACAGAATACTGCTGATAGATATTTAAAGCTCTCCGGACTGGAGCCATTAGTGGTTACCCCGGAAAGCAATTTTGTAAATGTTGGGGAGCGTACCAATGTGGCAGGTTCCAAGAAATTCCTCAGGCTAATTAAAGAGGAGAAGTTTGAAGAAGCTTTAAATATTGCCAGGGAACAGGTAGAAGGCGGGGCACAGATCATAGACGTGAATATGGATGATGGCCTTATTGACGGTAAGGAGGCAATGGTTAAATTTCTGCACCTTATCGTTTCGGAACCAGATATTGCTAGGGTTCCTATCATGATAGACAGTTCTAAATGGGATATTATTGAAGCAGGTCTTCAAGTGGTTCAAGGAAAATGTGTGGTGAATTCCATCAGCCTTAAAGAAGGGGAGAAAGAATTTGTCCATCATGCCAAATTAATTAGGCGGTATGGTGCCGCTGTAATTGTGATGGCTTTTGATGAGCTTGGTCAAGCCGATAATTATGAGCGGCGGTTGGAGATTTCACAGCGTTCCTATGATATCCTGGTACACCAAGTAGGATTCCCGCCTGAGGATATTATTTTTGACCTTAACGTGTTTCCTGTGGCCACGGGTATGGATGAGCACAAGCTTAATGCCTTAGATTTTATTAAGGCCACGGCTTGGGTTAAGGAAAATTTACCCTATTGTAATGTCAGTGGGGGAATAAGCAATGTGTCCTTCAGTTTTAGGGGGAATAACCCTGTACGGGAAGCCATGCATTCTGTTTTTCTGTATCACGCCATAAAAGCGGGTATGAATATGGGGATCGTAAATCCCAGTATGTTGGAAGTATATGACGATATTCCAAAAGATCTTTTGGAGCGTGTTGAGGATGTTATTCTTAACCGAAGAGACGATGCAACGGAACGTTTGTTGGATTTCGCAGAATCGGTAATTGGAAAGGCCAAAGAAAATAAGGTAGACCTGTCTTGGCGGGAGGAGCCCTTACAAAATAGAATTACCAGGGCTTTGGTAAAGGGGATAGATCAATATATTGTAGAGGATGTAGAAGAGGCAAGGTTAAGTGTGGAAGCAACAATCCACGTAATTGAAGGTCATTTAATGACGGGGATGAACGTGGTTGGCGATCTGTTCCAAAGTGGTAAAATGTTTTTGCCTCAGGTGGTTAAATCGGCTCGGGTAATGAAAAAGGCAGTGGCCTACCTATTACCATTTATTGAAGAAGAAAAGCTAAAGAACCCCTCCGAAGGAAGTAGTTCGTCTGCCGGAAAAATTTTAATGGCAACGGTAAAAGGGGATGTACACGATATTGGAAAGAATATCGTAAGTGTGGTCTTAGCGTGTAATAACTATGAGATTGTGGACCTAGGGGTAATGGTGCCACCCGAAAAGATCATAAATGCGGCCAAGGAACATAATGTGGATATTATTGGGCTAAGTGGACTGATTACTCCTTCTTTGGATGAAATGGTCTTCCTGGCCAAAGAAATGGAACGGCAAAACTTTACCGTTCCCCTGCTAATTGGCGGGGCAACCACCAGTAAAGCCCATACGGCCGTTAAAATAGATACCCATTACAATAGTGCGGTGGTGCATGTGAACGACGCTTCACGGGCCGTGACCGTTGTGGGGGATCTGCTGCAAAAAGATGGATCCACCAAATACAAGGAAAATATTAAATTGGATTATGCCGATTTTAGGAAGAAATTCCTAAATAGAGGCAAGCATAAAGAATACCTAAAACTAGCAGATGCTAGGGCAAATAAATATCAAGTGGATTGGACAAATTCTACTATTGTGAAGCCCAAAAACTTAGGGATACAGATAATTGAAGATTTAGACCTGCGTAAATTGGAACCCTATATAGACTGGTCTCCTTTCTTTAGAAGTTGGGAATTGCATGGCAAATATCCCGATATTTTAGAAGATGAGGTGGTTGGACCACAGGCCAAAGAGCTGTTTGCCGATGCTGAGGTTATGTTGAAAAAGATTTTGGATGAAAACCTTTTCCAAGCGAAGGGAATTTTCGGCCTGTTCCCTGCAAACATGGTCCATGACGATGATATAGAACTTACCCATAATGGGAAGGAAATACATTTTAGGACCCTGAGGCAACAATCCAAGAAATATGTAGGCAAACCCAATTTTGCCCTGTCCGATTTTATAGCCCCTAAAGACAGTGGTATTGAGGACTATATGGGATGCTTTTGTGTTTCCACTGGATTTGGTACCGATGAATTGGCCGATACTTACCGTGAGAACCTAGACGATTACAACAGTATAATGGTAAAAGCCTTGGCCGACAGATTTGCTGAAGCCTTTGCGGAGTATTTGCATAGGGAAGTGAGAATGGAGCATTGGGGCTATGCTTCAGATGAAGGTCTCACGAACGAAGAATTGATCAAGGAGTCCTACAAGGGGATTCGGCCAGCACCAGGATACCCTGCTTGCCCAGACCATTTGGAAAAATTGACCATTTGGGAACTGTTGCAGGTAGAGGAAAAAATAGGGGTACAATTAACGGATAGTTTGGCTATGTGGCCTGCGGCCAGTGTTAGTGGCTATTATTTTGGAAATGATGAAGCCCGATATTTTGGGGTAGGGAAAATAAAAGAGGATCAGGTGGCAGATTTTGCTGCACGAAAAAATATGCCCTTGGAAGAAGCCAGTAGATGGCTGGCACCCAATATTGCGGATGATTAA